The Arvicola amphibius chromosome 4, mArvAmp1.2, whole genome shotgun sequence genome includes the window CTGCAGATTAAGCTGCCCCACTCTCACTGAGCTGGAAGGCACACTGAACAGGGCTgtattgccaacggtacaagtcATTTGTTAGTATACATTTTGCTCTAGCTCTGAAGATGTTTTTATTCAAAGCTGTTAAGTGTAGGTAAAAAACATTAGCTTGTCACAGGAAGtcctggagagaaggctctgagAGGGAAGAAGCcctgagaggccattgtgtgacgCGGTGGAAATGAATCCGGGTTTTggtggagaccccaagatgttggtaAAACCAGAGCCATGGGATTATCTACCTGGGAGAGCCATGcgcagggagtggaaccagcccaagagaaagacaTGCATGTTACAGGCAGCAAAGCTAAAAAGGCAGAGTTGTCTAAGGCTTTGGAAATTAACTACAGGATTTGAAGCTAGCCTTGCtcggtttcagtcttgctttggtccagtattttctcactgtgGCCCCACTATTCTcttttgaaatggtaatgtatattctgcaccattatataatgtatgtaatttgctttttgattttatacAGGGTTacaatttatctttttaaaaatttttttaaagatttatttattatgtatacagtgttctgtctgtatgtttgctggccagaagagggcaccagatccattacagatggctgtgagccaccatgtgcgtgctgggaattgaacttaggacgtctggaagagcagtcagtgctcttaacctctgagccatctctccagcttccagagTTAGAATTTCTAAAAGTGCCAGTTGTCTCTGAAGAGACTTTGAAATAGTGTTAAAACAGTGGGGACTTTTGGAGTTAGACTAAacacattttgcattatgatatggctacggGCCTATGGGAACCAGGGTTTGAATAAGATGTCCTCATATGTTCAGGCATTCAAACACTTGGTCTCCAACTGGTAGCACTGTTTGGGGATGTTTAGGATATGCGGCCTTTCTGGAAGATGTCACTAGCGGCAGGTGTTGAGATTTCATAGCCTCACCCCACTTCTGGTTCCCTCTCTCTGTTTAGTATTTTGTTGAGATGTgatctcccagcttcctgctgccatacCGCCCTgctgtgttaggaatttttcctaatgcgaGCTGTCTGCCGATGTAAATTCccaatcaaaacaagccaaattaagaaacatccaggtttaatgggattcctgtgctctcgggtgccccctcccgccccccccaGGGGGAACCGGAAGGCCACGAACctgaccaccaggaggaaggaaaaagggccACAtgatcctcttttgggagttcacttaaatactctgtgggattggtcctgacccctccctgggatttggagtccagaccaatacaactctcaggcctgggggctgggatagatgcaaggggctggggtctatgctcccaacttaacactaTGATGGACTCACCCCTCTGGAATTCTaggtcaaaataaactcttcatAAGTCACTTCTGGTTGTGGCAGCTTATTCTTATCAAAGCTACAAAAGCATAATCAATGTACATGTGATTTATGGTCTTCCATTGAGCCTCGGGCTCCACTGATGGACAAAAAAAGCTGCCTGATAATCTCTGGTAATGCTCCTCTCACCTCTGCAATCGGATTACAGAAATGCACCATGACCGCTGCTGGGACTTTACATCAGATGAGGATCTAACCATGAATGAAAGCACTTTGCTGAATGAGTCCTTTCTCCATCCCACCCCAGGAGTTTCCTGTACCTGTGCTCCCTCACCCACAGACCTTATACTTGAAAtcatgaataattttaatttcagagAACAGGAACATGGAAAAAGCTTCATATATTTCAATAATTTGGAGACTAGACTTCAGTGCTTTACAGATGAAATTTGTTGCACATAAAATCTAAATGACTTGATACTCACAAGGAGTTACAACCACAATATGATCCTCTACTTTTAtatccattttctattttattctattaacaTACATGCATTGTCTGGTGCAGCCTGTTCAAACTATTTAGCCAGGCTTGGTGTTACATGCCTTTACTAGTActcaaggagacagacagatctctgtgagtcctatgccagcctggtctacatagggtgTTCGGGGACACAGTCTGGGCAACGTAGAGAGAGCAttcctcaaaacaagcaaacagacaaaacataGCAACACAAAAATCTACTGTATTCACTAGCAATTAATgcttcttcagtcccagtcccaCTCGTTAGTCCAcactgtgtatgcacatgtgtgtttgtgccacGGTCCCCgcggaggtcaaaggacaactgtgGGCGCCTATtttcttccaccgtgtgggtcctggggactggcTCAGGTGCTCAGGCTTGGCCGTGCCTTTACCTGCAGAGTCACCTCAACAGCCCTTATCCTTGTTATTCGAATTCTCAGCAACTTCCTAAACTCACGCCCCAAAGGATTTTACAAGCATCTGGAAAAATTCCCTACAAAAACTTTTAATTCTGAAATAAGATTTTTGTCTTCTAATAAATTATTCTCTGGACAGTTTAAAATCTGATCATATTTTGTATTTCCTCATGTACAtaactatttttccttttaaatttgcaCATTTATTTAAGATTCGTCTCCAATTATAATCTGGGAGTTAAAGCAGGGTATCACCAGGATCAGTAAGGCTACTTCTAGGGAAGGATGCGGAAGTGATGCCTGTCTTCTCTGTAATCATGGAGGGTGGGTGTGCAAGAGCATGTGAGCCGATAGGCTCAGTCCCTGTGCGCCCTATGTTGGCTTTGAATGTACAACTTTGAATCAGCCTTCCGAATCCCTTGGGACTGTGCTCAGAAAGCCTGTTTTTGGGCAAGTACCTGGCTGTTGCTCGTTTACCAACAGAAAACTAATGTTTCCATTTATCCCAAGTCCTTCAAAAAAGCCGTTTCCTCATTGGCTGTTTTTTGCCCTCCACAACGTCATTCACACTAGCTGGAAAGCTTTGTTTCATGACAATTACAGGAGCCACATTTGGAGGGACAAAATTACCCGTCAGAAATGAGGGCTAAAGTGACCAGTGTGTAACAGAAGACAGACTTCCTCCATGTCTCCTGGAACTATTCTAAGAGGCATTATGGAACTCCCATCCCATCCCAGTATGCTAATAGATGGAGCTAGGTTTAAAAGAAATTGGAAGATTGATCTTACTGAATTATAATAAGTACAATTGAGATAAATATCTGCGTAGTATCCAGAAGAGACCAAAGCCAAATTACACTTTGGCAAAGTGTAAGACGGTGTTATGTGGTCAAAGAACATTCCGTAGCAGCCTCCTATCAAATTATTAATATGTAGACTGCGACTCATTGCTATGTTGAGATGATAAACTGTCTACTAATTAGGCAGCATTGACAGAATCTATGCTAGGCATACCATGTTGAGAGCTGAAATTGGTTCTATTCTCGTGAGCAAACACACATATTGCCCAGCTGCAGGATACACACTCAGATCTACGCTGGTGCCCGATTTCAAGGCATGAGAAAGAGTAATGAGAAGGAACAAGATGGTTTCTCTCAGAGGAGGGAAACAAGCACCATTTGTTCACAAAGTTCTAAATCAATTCACAAGACAGCTGTGAAAAATACCTTTATTCATGGTTTTCTACCCTGATACTTATTCTCTTAGAAACACTGGCTCGCTTTAAGACATCACGTGTTAGAGAAACACAAACATCAATACTTGGCAGATAGTTGGTGACAATCACCACAAATACTTATAAGttaaaagattaagaaaatacaaactagAGGCTTACAAGATGTAAACAGGCTAGGATAGTATTTAATGTAGAAAACCTTAATGAAATCACAATAAACATTATAATAAGTGTATTTCCTGCATGTCCCTGCATGCAGAGAACATTTGCAAATGTGATAAAATCATATGCACAGACCTTACATATATCAGGGTGTGTTGGCCTGACATGTATCAGTACCTTCTGAATTAAAACATTCCCACCCTGGAAGAAGGCTCATTAAGACTAGGAAATAAACCCCCAAGTTTCACCAAGTTCCGAAAACATATATGCACAAGGCCTGTTCCCTTCCCAAGCTTATAAAAACAGGAAGGACTGCTGGGGAGGGAAGACTCTCTGACCTGCTATGTGACCTCAGCAAATTCTCTGGATTCACCAGACTGGAGTCTGACGGAATGGTGCCCTATCTGGGCCGAGTACACATTCCTGTTACGCCTCCTCAGGAAAGGACAGCGGGTCCTCAGCAGTTCAGCTGCATGCACTCCTGGTACCCACTAGTGCCAGCTGCACCTCTTAAACGTTGGttgtgagaaacacaaatgccCTCAAATGTAGACCAAACCACTGCATCAGGCTCCAGCAGAAATAGTTATCCTCTGacatatttgacattttttttttttgagatagggtctcattatgtagcccttttggaactctctgtgtaggtcaggctggtctcaaacttaaagatatctgactgcttctgcctcctggattCTGGGACttaagacttgtgccaccacacctaggacAAAAGTCATTTTCTTACTATAACACTTAGAAACTGACAACTTCATTTTATGAATGACTGGATACTATGAATTTCAATGTTTTATGGATAAACATATTTCACACATGAACATACTTTAGTATCTCTTTAATGAAATGCTGGTGCCAGGTAaggcatttaaattttattgaaatttcgtgtttctttttctccacagGATGGTTTGAAAACACAAAGGTGACAAGAGGCCTCTCCTGGGGGTGTTCTAACATGGACATTCCCCTGTCTGAGACACTCCTAACATGGGTCCCAATGATTTTGCATTATGTTGCAAAAAGATTGAATCGCTCATACAAACAAGAGATTTTAAACACATATAAAACCTCTGCTCTCTCCAATAAAGCATGTCTGTGAGCCAGTAATTCTCTATATCCCCTTCTCCCCAAAGATAATCTTATCTGCTTCTAGGCCATGAGCACAAATCCAGGGATATTGGAGTTCAGGGACTGGGGGTTGAGGCAGGAAAGAAATGAGTCATGACTAATGTTAAATCCctatagggctctggccatgtTCTCCAATGTGGTGGTCAACTTCCTATAAAAGAATTGTCCACATACATAACATTCATGTTTTTCCAGCCCAAGAGCTAGCCAGAGCATTTCCATTTGGTAAAAGTTTTGTCCATATATATCACACTCTTGTGGTTTCTCGGCAGTGAGGGGTTTTCTGATGCACACGAATGTCTGTTTACACTCATCTAGGTGGGAGCATGACTACCTGTGTGAGTTCTTGCACATGCCCCAACAACATGAGGCATTTCTACGTTCTTTACACTCACAGGTTGTTTTCAGCTTTTATATTCGGAAGGTTTGTAGTCATGTGGTTCTCTAGTGGAGGCAGATGTCTGTATTACAGAACCAAGTGTCTGCACACGTTAGACTGATATGGCTTATCCTACGTGTCTTCTTTGGTACGCAGTGAAGGATGGCTTACAGCCTTGCCTGATGACAGCCGTGACCTGCCATCTGGGAACAGACACAGCATTCAAACAGTTCCTCAgctgtgtgtgtctgatgtgCAGTGAGCTGTATCTGCTGCTGAGACCTCCTCCCCTGCCCACTTTTGAGTACTCTGATGGACATTTGGTGGAAATATTTCCCAGGGCTTACATTCAGAAGGTCTCTCAACTGTGAGGTTTCTCTAATGTGTATATTGGTTTGACGTGTCAGGTGACTGTTCTGCAACTCTGAATTCTGTGATATAAACGGAAAGATGACATGTCTGAAATGCTTTCCTATGTTCTTTAGGCCTGGCTCACCAGCACGAACTCAAATTCAGAGACGGGCTCCCAACTAAAGGCTTTCTGCATAACTACATCACGGGGCTTCTCACCTGTGTGAACTCCCCATCCTGCTGAGGATTATTTCCAGACATTACAGTCAGAGGGTTTCTCACTGGTAAGAGTTCTCCAGCAACTAAAGTCTGATGTCTGTCAAAAGTCTCTGAACATACCCCACACTGTAGCCTCACTAATTAATGAGATGTGACTAAGACTGACAGGTCCCCTGCAGTCTTTACATCCACAGGGGTCTTCACCTCTGAATTCCCCGAGGGTTAGGAAGAGATGTCAAATGACTCAGACGTCTCCTACACTCTTTACGTTCACAGGGTTTCTCACCTGTGTCAGCTCTATCACGCCTGTGGAGGCTTGTCTTCTGATAGAAGGCTTCCCCAGATTTCAGGCACGAGGTTTCTCCCCCAAGTGAGTTTTCTGATGAATAGTGAGATACGACTTGACACTAAATGACTTCCTACATTCCTTACATTCAAAGGGTTTCTCGCCTGTGTGAATTTTCTCATGTGTAGAGAGATTTGACTTCTGGTTAAAACGCTTTCCACAGACGTTACATTCATATGGTTTTTCGCCTGTGTGAATTCTCTGATGAACAATGAGCCCTGACTTTATACTGAATGTTTTCCTGCATTCTTTACATTCGTAGGGCTTCTCGCCAGTGTGAACTCTCTGATGTATAGTCAGGTCGCACCTCCTTTTAAAGGCATTTCCACATATGTTACACTCATAGGGTTTTTCGCCCGTGTGAGTTTTCTGATGTACACTGAGATTTGACTTTACGCTGAAGAGTTTCTTACATTCTTTACACTCATACGGCTTCTCACCAGTGTGAGTTCTGTAGTGCAAGTAgagattctgtgtgtgtttgaaggctttcccacacacTTTACACTGATAGGTCCTCCCACATCTGTGACGCCTACGAGGTTGGTTGTTGATTTTTGCAGATGTATTGCATTCACGGGGTTTTCTACCTGTGTGAGGTCTCTGGTGCACACTGAAATTTGAGTTTGGGCATAACTTTTTCACACAGTGACTCTCTTTACTTGAGAAGACACCCTGATTAAAACTCTGCTTTGgcatgtgacacacacatttctcaTCGCCATTACATCCACAGGGCTTCTCCCATGCATGCCGAGTGTTCTGAAGAATTATATGGCCTGGTTTTGTATTGAATGTTGGTTCACAATtggtacatgtaccacatttgttTTTTATGCATGTCCTAAAATGCTGAGTATGGTTACACTTGTCAGAGAATGACTTCTTACACAAGCTGCAATCCAAAGTTTCTTTCCTTATGTGAGTCCCCTCTTGGGCACTAGGAACCAGTTTATCAAAGGCTTTCCTGTATTCCTTTAACTTACTCCGATTATCTCCCAAAGGAAAGCCCTTATGTGTCCACCCAGCATTCCGGCTGAAGGCTCCGTCATGTGGTCTGCACTGACGGTGCAGTTGCCCACTTTCAACACCGTCATCCAGACTAAGAGGCTCAGGAAGTCGGCACGACAACCTGGTTGTAGTGAGATGATCGAGTTCCT containing:
- the LOC119811734 gene encoding LOW QUALITY PROTEIN: zinc finger protein 39-like (The sequence of the model RefSeq protein was modified relative to this genomic sequence to represent the inferred CDS: inserted 1 base in 1 codon): MNTVVGLVSFEDVSVDFTWEEWQDLDDAQRKLYRDVMLETYSSLRSLNQCDAKPELILKLEQGSGPWKEDAPNQSLPAVKSLNETRWDNQTRHLKHLVIPGNSSAEERVRFGETFNMSSNHVLCPAIKNRNSSEMRSEVPDRWGNVDLPGEPREMPPLEELDHLTTTRLSCRLPEPLSLDDGVESGQLHRQCRPHDGAFSRNAGWTHKGFPLGDNRSKLKEYRKAFDKLVPSAQEGTHIRKETLDCSLCKKSFSDKCNHTQHFRTCIKNKCGTCTNCEPTFNTKPGHIILQNTRHAWEKPCGCNGDEKCVCHMPKQSFNQGVFSSKESHCVKKLCPNSNFSVHQRPHTGRKPRECNTSAKINNQPRRRHRCGRTYQCKVCGKAFKHTQNLYLHYRTHTGEKPYECKECKKLFSVKSNLSVHQKTHTGEKPYECNICGNAFKRRCDLTIHQRVHTGEKPYECKECRKTFSIKSGLIVHQRIHTGEKPYECNVCGKRFNQKSNLSTHEKIHTGEKPFECKECRKSFSVKSYLTIHQKTHLGEKPXCLKSGEAFYQKTSLHRRDRADTGEKPCERKECRRRLSHLTSLPNPRGIQR